A genomic window from Methylorubrum extorquens includes:
- the ychF gene encoding redox-regulated ATPase YchF, translating into MGFKCGIVGLPNVGKSTLFNALTQTAAAQAANYPFCTIEPNVGEVAVPDPRLDDLARIASSKEIIPTRLTFVDIAGLVRGASKGEGLGNQFLANIREVDAIAHVVRCFEDGDVTHVEGKVDPIADIETIETELMLADLDSLEKRVVALEKRAKGADKEAKEFLDLVNRALPLLREGKPARLVERKPEEERLFQQLGLMTAKPVLYVCNVDEGDADKGNDKSQAVFDRAKAEGAVAVVVSAKIESEIAVMPEADQAEFLEAVGLTEPGLNRVIRAGYDLLGLVTYFTVGPKEARAWTITKGTRAPAAAGVIHTDFEKGFIRAETIAFKDYTALNGESGARDAGKLRLEGKEYVVQDGDVLHFRFAN; encoded by the coding sequence ATGGGCTTCAAATGCGGCATCGTCGGCCTGCCGAACGTCGGCAAGTCGACCCTCTTCAACGCGCTCACGCAGACGGCCGCGGCCCAGGCCGCGAATTACCCGTTCTGCACCATCGAGCCGAATGTCGGCGAGGTCGCGGTGCCCGATCCGCGCCTCGATGACCTCGCCCGGATCGCCTCCTCGAAGGAGATCATCCCGACGCGGCTGACCTTCGTCGACATCGCCGGCCTCGTGCGCGGCGCGTCGAAGGGCGAGGGCCTCGGCAACCAGTTCCTCGCCAACATCCGCGAGGTCGATGCCATCGCCCACGTGGTACGCTGCTTCGAGGATGGCGACGTCACCCACGTCGAGGGCAAGGTCGATCCGATCGCCGACATCGAGACCATCGAGACCGAGCTGATGCTGGCCGATCTCGACAGCCTTGAGAAACGCGTCGTCGCCCTTGAGAAGCGCGCCAAGGGCGCCGACAAGGAGGCCAAGGAGTTCCTCGACCTCGTCAACCGCGCCCTGCCGCTGCTGCGCGAGGGGAAGCCGGCCCGGCTCGTGGAGCGCAAGCCCGAGGAGGAGCGGCTGTTCCAGCAGCTCGGCCTGATGACGGCAAAGCCCGTACTCTACGTCTGCAACGTGGACGAAGGCGACGCCGACAAGGGCAACGACAAGTCTCAGGCCGTGTTCGACCGGGCCAAGGCGGAGGGCGCGGTCGCCGTCGTCGTCTCGGCCAAGATCGAGAGCGAGATCGCGGTGATGCCGGAAGCCGACCAGGCCGAGTTCCTGGAGGCAGTCGGGCTGACCGAGCCCGGTCTGAACCGGGTGATCCGCGCCGGCTACGATCTGCTCGGCCTCGTGACCTACTTCACGGTCGGCCCGAAGGAGGCCCGCGCCTGGACGATCACCAAGGGGACGCGTGCCCCGGCGGCGGCCGGCGTGATCCACACCGACTTCGAGAAGGGCTTCATCCGCGCCGAGACCATCGCCTTCAAGGACTACACCGCGCTGAACGGCGAGTCCGGCGCGCGCGATGCCGGCAAGCTGCGGCTGGAGGGCAAGGAATACGTGGTGCAGGACGGCGACGTGCTGCATTTCCGCTTCGCCAACTGA
- the nfi gene encoding deoxyribonuclease V (cleaves DNA at apurinic or apyrimidinic sites) translates to MELHPRHAWDLTPTEAVALQRRLRSEIVADRAIDLGAVRLVAGVDVSVKNERSRAAIVVVTFPGFLLVESAFAERPTPFPYIPGLLSFREGPVLEEAFGRLRAEPDVFLFDGMGIAHPRRIGIASHMGLWLERPTIGVGKTRLVGTNAALPEVKGAHVPLIDRGETIGALVRTRTATLPLFISPGHRADIPSAVELVLACSPKYRLPEPIRLAHKAAGDF, encoded by the coding sequence ATGGAGCTTCACCCGCGCCATGCCTGGGACCTGACGCCGACCGAGGCCGTCGCGCTCCAGCGCCGGCTCCGCAGCGAGATCGTGGCCGACCGAGCCATCGATCTCGGCGCGGTGCGGCTGGTGGCCGGCGTCGATGTCAGCGTGAAGAACGAGCGCTCCCGCGCCGCCATCGTCGTCGTGACCTTTCCGGGCTTTCTTCTCGTCGAGAGCGCCTTCGCCGAGCGGCCCACGCCGTTCCCCTACATCCCCGGCCTGCTGAGCTTTCGCGAGGGACCGGTTCTGGAAGAGGCGTTCGGGCGCCTGCGCGCGGAGCCCGACGTCTTCCTGTTCGACGGCATGGGCATCGCCCATCCGCGTCGCATCGGCATCGCCAGCCATATGGGCCTGTGGCTGGAGCGCCCGACCATCGGCGTCGGCAAGACGCGGCTCGTCGGTACCAACGCTGCCCTGCCCGAGGTGAAGGGCGCGCACGTCCCCCTGATCGACCGGGGTGAGACCATCGGCGCCCTGGTCCGCACGCGCACCGCCACGCTCCCGCTGTTCATCTCGCCCGGGCACCGCGCCGACATCCCGAGTGCGGTCGAACTGGTGCTGGCCTGCTCGCCGAAATACCGCCTGCCGGAGCCGATCCGCCTCGCGCACAAGGCGGCCGGCGATTTCTGA
- the polA gene encoding DNA polymerase I: MTEETQLQPAKPVGADDRVILVDGSSFIFRAYFQSINQDQKYNTRPSDGLPTGAVRLFCTKIAQFLQEGAAGVKPTHLGIVFDKSEGSFRKELFPDYKGHRPDAPDDLKRQMPLMRDAVRAFGLHAVELIRYEADDLIATYARQAEARGAEVIIVSSDKDLMQLVSDKIRFYDFESGAKGKPGYRPERNLDREAIIAKWEGLAPEQIGDALALIGDTSDNVPGVPGIGLKTAAALIKEYGSLAELLERASEIKQPKRREMLLANIDQAKLSRRLVALEESVPVPVPLDELGVPQPDPQKLVGFLKAMEFNTLTRRIAQMLHVDPEAVKPDPALLPGAQPHAYTNAAGGSDAVPFFGDDVPVDPETAAAPERMDGEAPPEAGEADPFADLDLPDQAPAKKRGANEPTPATLVGARAAESVKPFDTAAYETISTVEQLEAWIAESYEAGVIAVDTETDALDAAKAGLVGVSLATAPGRAAYIPLAHVKPEVKGGDLFGESGAGADASDKQPGQIDFDTALKLLKPLLEDAGTLKVGQNLKYDLSVLHRYGIDVAPFDDTMLISYVLDAGKGGHGMDELARRHLGHQPITFADVAGTGRNKVTFDRVAIDKATAYAAEDADVTLRLWRMMKPRLVAEHRVTVYETLERPLVPVLARMERAGIAIDRNMLSRLSGDFSQILARLEEEIQDDAGERFQVSSPKQIGDVLFGKMGLPGAKKTPSGQWATPATLLEELAQAGHDLPKKILNWRQLSKLKSTYTDSLQQHADRGTNRVHTSFSLAATTTGRLSSSDPNLQNIPVRTEEGKRIRRAFVAPEGKKLISADYSQIELRLLAHIADIPQLREAFEQGIDIHAATASAMFGVSLDQMTGDLRRRAKTINFGIIYGISAFGLADRLGIGREEASVFIKQYFERFPGIRDYIDTTKRSCREKGYVTTLFGRVCHYPQIRSNNPSERASVERQAINAPIQGTAADIIRRAMTRMEGALEAKRLTARMLLQVHDELVFEVPDDEVEATIPVIAGVMEEAPAPALTLRVPLVVEARAAGNWEEAH, encoded by the coding sequence ATGACCGAAGAGACGCAACTGCAACCGGCCAAGCCCGTCGGCGCCGACGACCGGGTGATCCTCGTCGATGGCTCGTCCTTCATCTTCCGGGCGTACTTCCAGTCGATCAATCAGGACCAGAAGTACAACACCCGGCCCTCCGACGGCTTGCCGACGGGGGCGGTGCGCCTGTTCTGCACCAAGATCGCGCAGTTCCTTCAGGAGGGCGCCGCCGGGGTGAAACCAACCCATCTCGGCATCGTCTTCGACAAGTCCGAGGGCTCGTTCCGCAAGGAGCTGTTCCCCGACTACAAGGGCCACCGCCCCGACGCGCCGGACGACCTCAAGCGCCAGATGCCGCTGATGCGCGATGCGGTGCGCGCCTTCGGGCTGCATGCGGTCGAGCTGATACGCTACGAGGCCGACGACCTGATCGCGACCTACGCCCGGCAGGCTGAGGCGCGCGGCGCCGAGGTCATCATCGTGTCCTCCGACAAGGACCTGATGCAGCTCGTCTCGGACAAGATCCGGTTCTACGATTTCGAGTCGGGCGCCAAGGGCAAGCCCGGCTACCGCCCCGAGCGCAACCTCGACCGCGAGGCGATCATCGCCAAGTGGGAAGGTCTCGCGCCGGAGCAGATCGGCGACGCGCTGGCGCTGATCGGCGACACCTCCGACAACGTGCCGGGCGTGCCGGGCATCGGCCTGAAGACCGCGGCCGCGCTCATCAAGGAGTACGGCAGCCTCGCCGAACTTCTGGAGCGGGCCAGCGAGATCAAGCAGCCCAAGCGCCGGGAGATGCTGCTCGCCAACATCGATCAGGCCAAGCTCTCGCGCCGCCTCGTGGCGCTGGAAGAGAGCGTGCCGGTGCCGGTGCCGCTCGACGAACTTGGCGTGCCGCAGCCCGATCCGCAAAAGCTCGTCGGCTTCCTGAAGGCGATGGAGTTCAACACCCTGACGCGGCGCATCGCGCAGATGCTCCATGTCGACCCGGAAGCGGTCAAGCCCGATCCGGCGCTGCTGCCGGGGGCACAGCCCCACGCCTACACCAACGCGGCCGGCGGCAGTGATGCCGTGCCGTTCTTCGGCGACGACGTGCCGGTCGATCCCGAGACCGCCGCCGCACCCGAGCGGATGGATGGGGAAGCCCCGCCCGAGGCGGGCGAGGCCGATCCCTTCGCCGATCTCGATCTGCCGGATCAGGCTCCGGCGAAGAAGCGCGGCGCTAACGAGCCGACGCCCGCGACCCTGGTTGGCGCCCGCGCGGCGGAGTCGGTCAAGCCGTTCGATACGGCTGCCTACGAGACGATCTCCACCGTGGAGCAACTCGAAGCCTGGATCGCCGAGAGCTACGAGGCGGGCGTGATCGCGGTCGATACCGAGACCGACGCGCTCGACGCGGCCAAGGCCGGGCTCGTCGGCGTCTCGCTCGCCACCGCGCCGGGGCGGGCGGCCTACATCCCGCTCGCCCACGTCAAGCCCGAGGTGAAGGGCGGCGACCTGTTCGGCGAGAGCGGGGCAGGGGCGGATGCCTCCGACAAGCAGCCCGGCCAGATCGATTTCGACACCGCCCTCAAGCTGCTGAAACCGCTCCTGGAGGATGCCGGAACGCTCAAGGTCGGCCAGAACCTAAAATACGACCTCTCGGTGCTCCACCGCTACGGCATCGACGTGGCGCCCTTCGACGACACGATGCTGATCTCCTACGTGCTCGATGCCGGCAAGGGCGGGCACGGCATGGACGAACTCGCCCGCCGCCATCTCGGTCACCAGCCGATCACCTTCGCGGATGTGGCTGGCACCGGCCGCAACAAGGTCACCTTCGACCGCGTGGCGATCGACAAGGCGACGGCCTACGCGGCGGAGGACGCCGACGTCACCTTGCGCCTGTGGCGGATGATGAAGCCGCGCCTCGTCGCCGAGCACCGGGTGACCGTCTACGAGACGCTGGAGCGTCCGCTGGTGCCGGTCCTGGCCCGGATGGAGCGGGCCGGCATCGCCATCGACCGCAACATGCTGAGCCGACTCTCGGGCGACTTCTCGCAGATCCTGGCGCGGCTGGAGGAAGAGATCCAGGACGACGCGGGCGAGCGATTTCAGGTCTCCTCGCCCAAGCAGATCGGCGACGTGCTGTTCGGCAAGATGGGCCTGCCCGGCGCGAAGAAGACGCCGTCCGGCCAGTGGGCCACGCCCGCCACGCTCCTCGAAGAGCTGGCCCAGGCCGGCCACGATCTGCCGAAGAAGATCCTCAACTGGCGCCAGCTCTCCAAGCTGAAATCGACCTATACCGACTCGCTGCAGCAGCACGCCGACCGGGGGACCAACCGGGTCCACACCTCGTTCTCGCTCGCGGCCACGACGACGGGCCGGCTCTCCTCCTCCGATCCGAACCTTCAGAACATCCCTGTCCGCACGGAGGAGGGAAAGCGGATCCGCCGCGCCTTCGTCGCGCCCGAGGGCAAGAAGCTGATCTCGGCCGATTACAGCCAGATCGAGCTGCGCCTGCTCGCCCACATCGCCGACATCCCGCAACTGCGCGAAGCGTTCGAGCAGGGGATCGACATCCACGCGGCCACGGCGTCTGCCATGTTCGGCGTCTCCCTCGACCAGATGACCGGCGACCTGCGGCGGCGGGCCAAGACCATCAATTTCGGCATCATCTACGGTATCTCGGCCTTCGGCCTCGCCGACCGCCTCGGCATCGGCCGCGAAGAGGCCTCGGTCTTCATCAAGCAGTATTTCGAGCGCTTTCCCGGCATCCGCGACTACATCGACACCACCAAGCGCTCGTGCCGCGAGAAGGGCTACGTGACGACCCTGTTCGGCCGCGTCTGCCACTATCCGCAGATCCGCTCCAACAACCCGTCCGAGCGGGCGAGCGTCGAGCGCCAAGCCATCAACGCCCCGATCCAGGGCACCGCCGCCGACATCATCCGCCGCGCCATGACGCGGATGGAGGGGGCGCTGGAGGCCAAGCGGCTCACCGCGCGGATGCTGCTGCAGGTGCACGACGAACTGGTGTTCGAGGTGCCCGACGACGAGGTGGAGGCGACGATCCCCGTGATCGCCGGAGTGATGGAGGAGGCGCCCGCGCCGGCCTTGACGCTGAGGGTGCCGCTGGTGGTCGAGGCGCGGGCGGCGGGGAACTGGGAAGAGGCGCACTGA
- a CDS encoding cupin domain-containing protein, whose protein sequence is MTLRSGSAAIIGSAAFALALSFSLGTARAAGEAHGDGLGAVTLPDGAAVKWEKGPPNLPKGTEISALAGDPAKPGPFVLRIRFPADTVIAPHTHSKAETLTILSGSIHHQHGATIDRAKGVELRTGGFVFLPENMPHALWTTKEPVVLQVNGSGPFGVNYLNPADDPSQAKN, encoded by the coding sequence GTGACGCTTCGATCAGGCTCGGCTGCGATCATCGGGAGCGCCGCGTTCGCCCTCGCTCTTTCCTTCTCCCTCGGCACCGCTCGCGCGGCCGGCGAGGCGCATGGAGACGGACTCGGCGCGGTGACCTTGCCGGATGGCGCTGCCGTGAAATGGGAGAAGGGGCCGCCCAACCTTCCGAAGGGGACCGAGATCAGCGCCCTGGCCGGCGATCCGGCCAAACCCGGCCCCTTCGTACTGCGGATCCGGTTCCCCGCCGACACGGTGATCGCCCCGCACACCCACTCGAAGGCCGAGACGCTGACGATCCTATCGGGCTCGATCCATCACCAGCACGGCGCGACGATCGACCGGGCCAAGGGCGTCGAATTGCGGACCGGCGGCTTCGTGTTCCTACCCGAGAACATGCCGCATGCCCTCTGGACGACCAAGGAACCGGTCGTCCTCCAAGTGAACGGAAGCGGGCCGTTCGGCGTGAACTACCTGAATCCGGCCGACGACCCGAGCCAAGCGAAGAACTGA
- a CDS encoding YihY/virulence factor BrkB family protein, whose translation MPTTDRVVPDAAAAADNPRYPTLWTMALATALLGIVALPRRSAQPTDHDADRAGDHARGASGGDAARQESPSHEGADAHLVARTEQNRGRSADTPTEVPAEGWKDILKRTYRDIGENRLTLVSAGVTFFVLLAIFPAVAALVSVYGLIADVSTINHQIETLRGVLPSGGVDIVAEQVKRVTEKGDTTLGLTALIGIALSVWSANGGVKHVFDALNLVYNEREQRGFFRLNLVSLAFTAGALLFVVLALAGIVAVPLAIQFVGLSGDAWWLALLRWPVLFLIVILMLAVLYRYGPSRDAPRWRWVTTGGIVAGFLWLAGSLLFSWYVSNFGSYDKTYGSLGAAIGFMTWIWISTTIVLLGAQLNAEIEHQTAKDTTVGAPQPLGTRDARMADTVGAAA comes from the coding sequence ATGCCTACAACCGATCGCGTCGTTCCCGACGCTGCTGCCGCGGCGGACAACCCCCGCTACCCGACCTTGTGGACCATGGCGCTGGCGACGGCGCTCCTCGGCATCGTCGCTCTTCCACGCCGGTCTGCTCAGCCTACTGATCATGATGCGGATCGTGCCGGCGATCACGCGCGCGGCGCGTCGGGCGGCGATGCGGCGCGTCAGGAGTCACCCTCGCACGAGGGCGCCGATGCCCATCTGGTCGCGCGGACCGAGCAGAACCGTGGCCGCTCCGCCGACACGCCGACGGAGGTGCCGGCCGAAGGCTGGAAGGACATCCTGAAGCGGACCTACCGGGATATTGGCGAGAATCGCCTGACACTGGTGTCGGCGGGCGTCACTTTCTTCGTCCTTCTCGCCATCTTCCCGGCCGTTGCCGCGCTGGTCTCCGTCTATGGGCTGATCGCCGACGTTTCGACCATCAACCACCAGATCGAGACGCTGCGCGGCGTCCTTCCCTCGGGGGGCGTCGACATCGTCGCCGAGCAGGTGAAGCGAGTGACGGAGAAGGGTGATACGACGTTGGGGCTGACCGCCCTCATCGGCATCGCCCTTTCGGTCTGGAGCGCCAATGGCGGCGTGAAACACGTCTTCGATGCGCTCAACCTCGTCTACAACGAGCGCGAGCAGCGCGGCTTCTTCAGGCTCAACCTGGTCTCGCTGGCCTTCACGGCGGGCGCTCTGCTCTTCGTCGTGCTCGCGCTGGCTGGCATCGTCGCGGTGCCGCTGGCGATCCAGTTTGTGGGCCTGTCGGGCGACGCATGGTGGCTGGCACTGCTGCGCTGGCCGGTCCTGTTCCTGATCGTCATCCTGATGCTCGCGGTGCTCTACCGCTACGGGCCCAGCCGCGACGCCCCACGCTGGCGCTGGGTGACGACGGGCGGCATCGTCGCCGGATTCCTATGGCTGGCCGGCTCGCTGCTGTTCTCGTGGTACGTCTCGAACTTCGGCAGCTACGACAAGACCTACGGCTCCCTTGGCGCCGCGATCGGCTTCATGACCTGGATTTGGATCTCGACCACGATCGTGCTGCTCGGCGCGCAGCTCAACGCGGAGATCGAGCACCAGACCGCCAAGGACACGACGGTCGGCGCGCCGCAGCCGCTCGGCACGCGCGATGCCCGCATGGCGGATACGGTGGGAGCCGCCGCCTGA
- a CDS encoding ABC transporter permease, which yields MNAHASSLPRRQSHLDVYLRVLSALMLRDMRSRFGGNYWGYLVQVLWPCVHLGIIVGAMTFRGMKSPMGDEPMVFVASGALPALAFQYISREVMKGYMVHKPLTYFPQVKRFDTVVARILVEIVSSFMGVCLVFVVLVCFGVDPVPADMTTAITGYLTAIALGIGVGTINVGICSVFPGWALGYILVTLTLYLTSGVYFMACYMPDEIYYYMKWNPITQLIEWVRLAYDPTIPAQIDYLYLFCWVFGSLTIGLLMERYVVRAQQ from the coding sequence ATGAACGCCCACGCCTCGTCCCTGCCGCGCCGGCAGAGCCATCTCGACGTCTACCTGCGCGTCCTCAGCGCCCTGATGCTGCGCGACATGCGCAGCCGCTTCGGCGGAAACTACTGGGGCTACCTAGTACAGGTGCTCTGGCCCTGCGTGCATCTCGGGATCATCGTCGGCGCCATGACATTCCGCGGAATGAAGTCACCCATGGGTGACGAACCGATGGTCTTCGTCGCTTCGGGCGCATTGCCGGCCCTCGCCTTTCAGTACATCTCCCGCGAGGTGATGAAGGGATACATGGTCCACAAGCCGCTTACTTACTTCCCACAAGTAAAACGCTTCGATACAGTGGTCGCACGCATCCTCGTCGAGATCGTCAGCAGCTTCATGGGGGTCTGCCTGGTTTTTGTGGTCCTTGTCTGCTTCGGTGTCGATCCCGTTCCCGCCGACATGACGACGGCAATCACTGGCTATCTGACGGCAATCGCGCTCGGAATCGGTGTCGGGACGATCAATGTTGGGATTTGCTCGGTTTTTCCCGGTTGGGCACTCGGTTACATCTTGGTGACGCTCACCTTGTATTTGACGAGCGGCGTGTACTTTATGGCATGCTATATGCCCGATGAGATTTATTACTACATGAAATGGAATCCCATCACGCAGCTCATTGAATGGGTTCGCCTGGCTTACGATCCGACCATTCCTGCTCAGATCGACTATCTTTATCTCTTCTGCTGGGTCTTCGGCAGCCTCACCATCGGTCTTCTCATGGAACGCTACGTCGTTCGGGCCCAGCAGTGA